The proteins below come from a single Agromyces flavus genomic window:
- a CDS encoding vitamin K epoxide reductase family protein translates to MPDSPSTARPLAFAVFLVIAGALGLLAAFELSIEKILTLSDPSYEPGCNVGVLVGCSTNLASQQGAIFGFPNPFIGLMAWPVVITIGMALLARARFDRWFWVGLNVGVTGALVLVAWLIAQSIYVLDVLCPWCMLTWAVTIPTFLAVTFRNLREGVFGGGERVRRVGAVGLGWIVVVTLACYVLVIVLAQVQMNAIPRVIADLSTLF, encoded by the coding sequence ATGCCCGACTCCCCCAGCACGGCGCGGCCGCTCGCGTTCGCTGTCTTCCTCGTGATCGCGGGCGCACTCGGGCTCCTCGCAGCCTTCGAGCTGTCCATCGAGAAGATCCTCACGCTCTCCGACCCGAGCTACGAGCCGGGCTGCAACGTGGGCGTGCTCGTCGGGTGCAGCACCAACCTGGCGTCCCAGCAGGGAGCGATCTTCGGCTTCCCCAACCCGTTCATCGGACTCATGGCATGGCCGGTCGTGATCACGATCGGGATGGCGCTGCTCGCGCGCGCCCGGTTCGACCGCTGGTTCTGGGTCGGGCTCAACGTCGGCGTGACCGGCGCGCTGGTGCTCGTCGCGTGGCTCATCGCGCAGAGCATCTACGTGCTCGACGTCCTGTGCCCCTGGTGCATGCTCACGTGGGCGGTCACCATCCCGACGTTCCTCGCGGTGACCTTCCGCAACCTCCGCGAGGGCGTGTTCGGAGGTGGCGAGCGCGTGCGGCGCGTGGGTGCGGTGGGCCTCGGCTGGATCGTGGTCGTCACGCTCGCGTGCTACGTGCTCGTGATCGTGCTCGCCCAGGTCCAGATGAACGCCATCCCGCGCGTCATCGCCGACCTGAGCACGCTGTTCTGA
- a CDS encoding Rne/Rng family ribonuclease, producing MVEDNGTPPNASEHEAPRRRAGLFGSRRSGRRAQVVPREGGAVEATAEPTMTDEAGRAPDEGADAAVLDSAAPDAQVADTAASAVDVPAETAESPADGTDADAESQGESPADAAEELLATESPIPAVLSTTSLIFHAPPVFVPPTEEREERDGGSGEGSSVRRRARRRSGEESRSAGDEPANTVVKVRKPREPELITEPQKVKGSTRLEAKKQRRRDGRDAGRRRAVITEAEFLARRESVDRQMVVRQKGGRIQIGVMEDGVLVEHYVARNQDASLIGNVYLGRVQNVLPSMEAAFVDIGRGRNAVLYSGEVDWDAAAENGEKNQPRRIELALKPGDRVLVQVTKDPVGHKGARLTSQISLPGRYLVYVPNGSMNGISRKLPDTERARLKKILKEVLPENQGVIVRTAAEGATEEQLTRDVNRLIAQWADISTTIEKVQAPALLHSEPDLLIKIVRDVFNEDFQKMIIAGDEARRTIEKYLGQVAPDLLERVEAYSGERDAFDEFRITEQIEKALERKVWLPSGGSLIIDRTEAMTVIDVNTGKFVGSGGNLEETVTKNNLEAAEEIVRQLRLRDIGGIIVVDFIDMVLESNRDLVLRRLVECLSRDRTKHQVAEVTSLGLVQMTRKKLGLGLLESFSEPCEVCAGRGIIVHHEPIAKHRAPQQQVERRRNRGGGGGGGGNGSGSSAPATDKAHAGTHAITEDVKHALAQIAASTVAHPEQRPAATPASTESESANEPAEAIEPTVAPAEASDQPSESSGGRRRGRRRASRGSGGDRSTGGVAEAPSVQPVADASEPVAAPAEPVQKDDRGERAEQPAPIIDLPDAPVRRERPARVAEAGTLLDSVLDALPAPKAAGEGRARSRGRRVSTAALSPAGAPPVITRPDGTPGSGAE from the coding sequence ATGGTGGAAGACAACGGAACACCGCCGAACGCATCCGAGCACGAGGCGCCGCGCCGTCGCGCGGGACTCTTCGGGTCGCGGCGCAGCGGTCGTCGCGCACAGGTCGTGCCGCGAGAGGGCGGCGCCGTCGAGGCGACCGCCGAGCCGACGATGACCGATGAGGCGGGCCGGGCGCCCGACGAGGGCGCCGACGCCGCGGTGCTCGACTCGGCGGCGCCCGACGCGCAGGTCGCCGACACCGCTGCGAGCGCCGTGGACGTGCCGGCCGAGACCGCCGAGTCGCCGGCCGACGGCACCGACGCCGACGCCGAGTCCCAGGGAGAGTCTCCGGCGGATGCCGCCGAGGAGCTCCTCGCGACCGAATCGCCGATCCCTGCCGTGCTCTCCACCACCTCGCTGATCTTCCACGCGCCGCCGGTGTTCGTTCCGCCGACCGAGGAGCGCGAGGAGCGCGACGGAGGCTCCGGCGAGGGCTCGAGTGTGCGCCGCCGCGCCCGGCGTCGCAGCGGCGAGGAGTCGCGCAGTGCGGGCGACGAGCCCGCGAACACCGTCGTCAAGGTCCGCAAGCCGCGCGAGCCCGAGCTCATCACCGAGCCGCAGAAGGTCAAGGGCTCGACCCGCCTCGAGGCCAAGAAGCAGCGCCGCCGCGACGGCCGCGACGCCGGCCGCCGACGCGCCGTCATCACCGAGGCCGAGTTCCTCGCCCGTCGAGAGTCGGTCGACCGCCAGATGGTCGTCCGCCAGAAGGGTGGACGGATCCAGATCGGCGTCATGGAGGACGGCGTGCTCGTCGAGCACTACGTCGCCCGCAACCAGGACGCGTCGCTCATCGGGAACGTCTACCTCGGTCGCGTTCAGAACGTGCTGCCCAGCATGGAAGCCGCGTTCGTCGACATCGGGCGCGGCCGCAACGCGGTGCTGTACTCCGGCGAGGTCGACTGGGATGCGGCGGCCGAGAACGGCGAGAAGAACCAGCCCCGCCGCATCGAGCTCGCCCTCAAGCCGGGCGACCGCGTGCTCGTCCAGGTCACGAAGGACCCGGTCGGCCACAAGGGCGCGCGGCTCACGAGCCAGATCTCGCTGCCCGGCCGCTACCTCGTCTACGTGCCGAACGGCTCGATGAACGGCATCAGCCGCAAGCTTCCCGACACCGAGCGTGCGCGCCTCAAGAAGATCCTCAAGGAGGTGCTCCCCGAGAACCAGGGCGTCATCGTCCGCACCGCGGCCGAGGGCGCCACCGAGGAGCAGCTCACGCGCGACGTCAACCGGCTCATCGCCCAGTGGGCCGACATCTCGACCACCATCGAGAAGGTGCAGGCGCCGGCGCTGCTGCACTCCGAGCCCGACCTGCTGATCAAGATCGTCCGCGACGTCTTCAACGAGGACTTCCAGAAGATGATCATCGCCGGCGACGAGGCGCGACGCACGATCGAGAAGTACCTCGGACAGGTCGCCCCCGACCTGCTCGAGCGGGTCGAGGCGTACTCGGGCGAGCGCGACGCGTTCGACGAGTTCCGCATCACCGAGCAGATCGAGAAGGCGCTCGAGCGCAAGGTCTGGCTGCCGTCGGGCGGTTCGCTCATCATCGACCGGACCGAGGCGATGACCGTCATCGACGTCAACACCGGCAAGTTCGTCGGTTCGGGCGGCAACCTCGAGGAGACGGTCACCAAGAACAACCTCGAGGCCGCTGAGGAGATCGTGCGCCAACTGCGGTTGCGCGACATCGGCGGCATCATCGTCGTCGACTTCATCGACATGGTGCTCGAGTCGAACCGCGACCTCGTCCTGCGGCGGCTCGTGGAGTGCCTGTCGCGCGACCGCACCAAGCACCAGGTGGCCGAGGTCACTTCGCTCGGCCTCGTGCAGATGACCCGCAAGAAGCTCGGCCTCGGGCTGCTCGAGTCGTTCAGCGAGCCGTGCGAGGTGTGCGCGGGCCGCGGCATCATCGTGCATCACGAGCCGATCGCCAAGCACCGCGCGCCGCAGCAGCAGGTCGAGCGTCGGCGCAACCGCGGCGGCGGCGGCGGAGGCGGCGGCAACGGGTCCGGGTCCTCCGCTCCCGCGACCGACAAGGCGCACGCGGGTACGCACGCCATCACCGAGGACGTCAAGCACGCGCTCGCGCAGATCGCGGCCTCGACGGTCGCGCACCCCGAGCAGCGGCCGGCCGCGACCCCGGCCTCGACCGAATCCGAGTCCGCGAACGAGCCCGCCGAGGCGATCGAGCCGACCGTTGCGCCCGCCGAGGCCTCCGACCAGCCGTCGGAGTCGTCGGGCGGTCGTCGACGCGGCCGCCGGCGCGCCTCGCGCGGTTCGGGCGGCGATCGCAGCACGGGCGGAGTTGCCGAGGCGCCGTCGGTGCAGCCTGTCGCCGACGCGTCCGAGCCCGTCGCGGCCCCCGCCGAGCCGGTCCAGAAGGACGACCGAGGTGAGCGAGCCGAACAGCCGGCGCCGATCATCGACCTGCCCGACGCTCCGGTCCGACGCGAGCGGCCCGCGCGCGTCGCCGAGGCCGGGACGCTGCTCGACTCCGTGCTCGACGCGTTGCCTGCGCCGAAGGCTGCGGGGGAGGGGCGCGCGCGATCGCGCGGCCGTCGTGTCTCGACCGCGGCGCTGAGCCCGGCCGGTGCGCCGCCGGTGATCACGCGTCCCGACGGTACGCCCGGTTCAGGCGCCGAGTGA
- a CDS encoding DUF4031 domain-containing protein → MILIDPPLWPKHGTVWSHLVSDASIEELREFADRNGIPRRGFDLDHYDVPAERYDDLVAAGAEPVPPRELVRRLAASGLRVRPRERRSLGA, encoded by the coding sequence TTGATACTCATCGATCCGCCGCTCTGGCCGAAGCACGGCACGGTGTGGTCGCACCTGGTCAGCGATGCGTCGATCGAGGAGTTGCGCGAGTTCGCCGACCGCAATGGGATCCCCCGCCGCGGATTCGACCTCGACCACTACGACGTCCCCGCCGAGCGCTACGACGACCTGGTCGCCGCGGGCGCCGAACCCGTGCCGCCGCGCGAGCTCGTGCGGCGGCTCGCGGCGAGCGGACTGCGGGTCAGGCCCCGCGAACGCCGGTCACTCGGCGCCTGA
- the rplU gene encoding 50S ribosomal protein L21, whose translation MVYAVVRAGGRQEKVEVGTIVTMDRIKADKDGNVQLTPVLLVDGDKITSDAKSLAKVTVTAEVLGDLRGPKIVIQKFKNKTGYKKRQGHRQELTRVKITGIK comes from the coding sequence GTGGTTTACGCAGTAGTGCGCGCCGGCGGCCGGCAGGAGAAGGTCGAGGTCGGCACCATCGTGACGATGGACCGGATCAAGGCCGACAAGGACGGCAACGTCCAGCTCACCCCGGTCCTCCTCGTGGACGGCGACAAGATCACCTCCGACGCGAAGTCGCTCGCCAAGGTCACGGTCACGGCCGAGGTCCTCGGCGACCTCCGCGGCCCGAAGATCGTGATCCAGAAGTTCAAGAACAAGACCGGCTACAAGAAGCGCCAGGGCCACCGTCAGGAGCTCACGCGCGTCAAGATCACCGGCATCAAGTAA
- the rpmA gene encoding 50S ribosomal protein L27 has product MAHKKGASSTRNGRDSNAKRLGVKRFGGQVVSAGEILVRQRGTHFHPGAGVGRGGDDTLFALEAGAVEFGNKGGRKVVNIVAVDA; this is encoded by the coding sequence ATGGCACACAAGAAGGGTGCGAGCTCCACTCGCAACGGTCGTGACTCGAACGCCAAGCGCCTCGGCGTGAAGCGCTTCGGCGGCCAGGTCGTCTCCGCGGGCGAGATCCTCGTCCGCCAGCGCGGCACGCACTTCCACCCCGGTGCGGGTGTGGGTCGCGGCGGCGACGACACGCTGTTCGCCCTCGAGGCCGGCGCGGTCGAGTTCGGCAACAAGGGCGGCCGCAAGGTCGTGAACATCGTCGCGGTCGACGCGTAG
- the obgE gene encoding GTPase ObgE — protein MVSFVDQVRLFVRAGHGGNGCVSVRREKFKPLAGPDGGNGGDGGDIVLVADPQVTTLLSYHGRPHRSSENGQPGMGDNRSGATGEDLELPVPVGTVVKDADGAELADLTEPGMRFVIAPGGQGGLGNAALSSPKRKAPGFALLGTPGFEGEVTLELKTIADVALVGFPSAGKSSLIAAMSAARPKIADYPFTTLHPNLGVVQAGDHRFTVADVPGLIEGASEGKGLGLEFLRHVERCSALLHVLDCATLEPGRDPISDLDVILAELAAYEVPEGQVPLLERPQLVALNKIDVPEARELADFVRPELESRGYRVFEISTVSHEGLRQLGFALGEVVDGARADAAEQAAAAPRIVLRPKAVREVDFVVRPEGGSYGTFYRILGTKPERWVAQTDFQNDEAVGYLADRLARLGVEDELVRAGAVAGSTVVIGPGAGVVFDWEPTLTSTAELITSPRGSDVRLDENRRATRAERRSGYHERMDAKAEARAELDREREAGLWADANETDAGIDDGDGNIGEDGR, from the coding sequence ATGGTGAGCTTCGTCGACCAGGTGCGGCTCTTCGTGCGCGCCGGCCACGGCGGCAACGGCTGCGTGTCGGTGCGCCGCGAGAAGTTCAAGCCGCTCGCCGGTCCCGACGGCGGCAACGGCGGAGACGGCGGCGACATCGTCCTCGTCGCCGACCCCCAGGTCACCACGCTCCTCTCGTACCACGGGCGACCGCACCGGTCGTCCGAGAACGGGCAGCCCGGCATGGGCGACAACCGTTCGGGCGCGACCGGCGAGGACCTCGAACTCCCCGTGCCCGTCGGCACGGTCGTGAAGGACGCCGACGGCGCCGAGCTGGCCGACCTCACCGAGCCGGGCATGCGCTTCGTCATCGCGCCCGGCGGCCAGGGAGGGCTCGGCAACGCCGCGCTGTCGTCGCCGAAGCGCAAGGCGCCCGGCTTCGCGCTGCTCGGCACGCCCGGTTTCGAGGGCGAGGTCACCCTCGAGCTGAAGACCATCGCGGATGTCGCGCTCGTCGGCTTCCCGTCGGCCGGCAAGTCCAGCCTCATCGCCGCCATGTCCGCGGCCCGGCCGAAGATCGCCGACTACCCCTTCACCACGCTGCATCCGAACCTCGGCGTCGTGCAGGCCGGCGACCACCGTTTCACCGTCGCCGACGTGCCCGGACTCATCGAGGGTGCGAGCGAGGGCAAGGGCCTGGGCCTCGAGTTCCTCCGCCACGTCGAGCGCTGCTCGGCGCTGCTGCACGTGCTGGACTGCGCCACGCTCGAGCCCGGGCGCGACCCGATCAGCGACCTCGACGTGATCCTCGCCGAGCTGGCCGCCTACGAGGTCCCCGAGGGACAGGTGCCGCTGCTCGAGCGTCCGCAGCTCGTCGCGCTGAACAAGATCGACGTGCCCGAGGCGCGCGAACTCGCCGACTTCGTCCGGCCCGAGCTCGAGTCCCGCGGGTACCGCGTGTTCGAGATCTCGACGGTCAGCCACGAGGGCCTCCGCCAGCTCGGCTTCGCGCTCGGCGAGGTCGTCGACGGCGCGCGGGCCGATGCCGCCGAGCAGGCGGCGGCCGCCCCGCGCATCGTGCTGCGTCCGAAGGCCGTGCGCGAGGTCGACTTCGTCGTGCGACCCGAGGGCGGCAGCTACGGCACGTTCTACCGCATCCTCGGCACCAAGCCCGAGCGGTGGGTCGCGCAGACCGACTTCCAGAACGACGAGGCCGTCGGCTACCTCGCCGACCGCCTGGCACGCCTCGGCGTCGAGGACGAGCTCGTCCGTGCCGGCGCCGTCGCCGGCTCGACCGTCGTCATCGGCCCCGGCGCCGGCGTCGTGTTCGACTGGGAGCCCACGCTGACCTCGACGGCCGAGCTCATCACGTCACCGCGCGGGTCCGACGTGCGCCTCGACGAGAACCGGCGCGCCACCAGGGCCGAGCGACGCAGCGGCTACCACGAGCGCATGGACGCCAAGGCCGAGGCCCGGGCCGAGCTCGACCGCGAGCGCGAGGCGGGCCTGTGGGCCGACGCGAATGAGACGGACGCTGGAATCGACGACGGCGATGGGAACATCGGCGAGGACGGGCGATGA
- the proB gene encoding glutamate 5-kinase yields the protein MTRARLTRDSVATARRIVVKVGSSSISGENADQIDPLVDALVTAYSRGAEVILVSSGAIATGMPFLQLDARPDDLATQQAAASVGQNVLIYRYQNSLRRYGIVAGQVLLTAGDLENDTHRLNAQRAMERLLGLRILPIVNENDTVATHEIRFGDNDRLAAMVAELVDADLLVLLSDVDALYTRPPHLEGAERISRVPFGDELSGVEIGSIGRAGVGTGGAETKVSAARIAAASGTGVLVTATSLVSEALGGEAIGTWFEPAS from the coding sequence ATGACGCGGGCGCGCCTGACGCGCGACTCGGTCGCGACCGCGCGACGGATCGTCGTCAAGGTCGGCTCCTCGTCGATCTCCGGAGAGAACGCCGACCAGATCGATCCGCTCGTCGATGCCCTCGTGACCGCCTACTCGCGCGGGGCCGAGGTGATCCTCGTGTCCTCGGGTGCCATCGCCACGGGCATGCCGTTCCTGCAGCTCGACGCGCGACCCGACGACCTCGCGACGCAGCAGGCCGCGGCATCCGTCGGGCAGAACGTCCTCATCTACCGCTACCAGAACTCGCTGCGCCGCTACGGCATCGTGGCCGGCCAGGTGCTGCTCACCGCGGGCGACCTCGAGAACGACACGCACCGGCTCAATGCGCAGCGCGCGATGGAACGGCTCCTCGGCCTGCGCATCCTGCCGATCGTCAACGAGAACGACACGGTCGCGACCCACGAGATCCGCTTCGGCGACAACGACCGGCTCGCCGCGATGGTGGCCGAGTTGGTCGATGCCGACCTGCTCGTCCTGCTCTCCGACGTGGACGCCCTCTACACGCGCCCCCCGCACCTCGAGGGGGCCGAGCGAATCTCGAGGGTGCCGTTCGGCGACGAACTGTCGGGCGTCGAGATCGGCTCGATCGGGCGCGCCGGCGTCGGCACGGGAGGCGCCGAGACCAAGGTCTCCGCGGCCCGCATCGCCGCGGCATCCGGTACCGGCGTGCTCGTCACGGCGACCTCGCTCGTCTCGGAGGCCCTGGGCGGCGAGGCGATCGGCACCTGGTTCGAACCCGCGAGCTGA
- a CDS encoding glutamate-5-semialdehyde dehydrogenase — MTDVRSDPAADFMASLASELDERLSAAKDASRRLARATTAEKDAALQAISDRLRARVDDIVAANALDLEAGRDAGLATGLLDRLTLDERRIGAIADAVLDVVSLTDPIGETVSGRTLPNGVRIEQVRVPLGVVGAIYEARPNVTVDIAALALKSGNAVALRGGSAAERTNAVLVEVLREAITSAGLPGDAVQTVDDYGRDGARHLMRARDFIDVLIPRGSAALIRAVVDEATVPVIETGAGVVHMFLDASAREDWSIDLVHNAKVQRPSVCNALETLLVHADAAERLLPPVLAKLEASGVTVHGDDRVRALHPSAVPTTDEDWATEHMSLDLSVGVVDSLDDALAHIRRYSTRHTESIVTNDLGNAERFLEEVDAAAVMVNASTRFTDGAEFGFGAEVGISTQKLHARGPMGLPELTSTKWIVRGAGHVRA; from the coding sequence ATGACCGACGTCCGTTCCGATCCTGCCGCCGACTTCATGGCGAGCCTCGCGTCCGAGCTCGACGAGCGGCTCTCCGCCGCCAAGGACGCCTCGCGCCGTCTGGCGCGGGCGACCACCGCCGAGAAGGATGCCGCGCTGCAGGCGATCAGCGATCGGCTCCGCGCCCGCGTCGACGACATCGTGGCCGCGAACGCACTCGACCTCGAGGCGGGCCGCGATGCAGGCCTCGCGACCGGACTGCTCGACCGACTCACGCTCGACGAACGCCGCATCGGCGCGATCGCCGATGCCGTGCTCGACGTCGTCTCGCTGACCGACCCGATCGGGGAGACGGTCAGCGGCCGCACGCTGCCCAACGGCGTGCGGATCGAGCAGGTGCGCGTCCCGCTCGGCGTCGTCGGCGCGATCTACGAGGCGCGGCCCAACGTCACGGTCGACATCGCCGCCCTCGCTCTCAAGAGCGGCAACGCCGTCGCGCTCCGCGGCGGCTCGGCCGCCGAACGCACCAACGCGGTGCTCGTCGAGGTGCTGCGCGAGGCCATCACGAGCGCCGGCCTGCCGGGCGACGCGGTCCAGACCGTCGACGACTACGGTCGCGACGGTGCACGGCATCTCATGCGGGCCCGCGACTTCATCGACGTGCTGATCCCTCGGGGCAGTGCGGCGCTCATCCGCGCGGTCGTCGACGAGGCGACGGTTCCCGTCATCGAGACGGGGGCCGGCGTCGTGCACATGTTCCTCGATGCCAGCGCGCGAGAGGACTGGTCGATCGACCTCGTGCACAACGCGAAGGTGCAGCGTCCGAGCGTCTGCAACGCCCTCGAGACGCTGCTCGTGCACGCCGACGCCGCCGAGCGGTTGCTGCCGCCGGTGCTCGCGAAGCTGGAGGCCTCGGGCGTGACCGTGCACGGGGACGATCGCGTGCGTGCGCTGCATCCGTCGGCCGTGCCCACGACCGACGAGGACTGGGCCACCGAGCACATGAGCCTCGACCTCTCGGTCGGCGTCGTCGACTCGCTCGACGATGCGCTCGCGCACATCCGCCGCTACTCGACCCGGCACACGGAGTCGATCGTCACCAACGACCTCGGCAACGCCGAGCGCTTCCTCGAGGAGGTCGACGCGGCGGCCGTCATGGTCAACGCGTCGACCCGGTTCACCGACGGCGCCGAGTTCGGCTTCGGCGCCGAAGTGGGCATCTCGACGCAGAAGCTCCACGCGCGCGGGCCGATGGGGCTGCCCGAGCTGACCAGCACCAAGTGGATCGTCAGAGGGGCCGGTCACGTGCGCGCCTGA
- the nadD gene encoding nicotinate-nucleotide adenylyltransferase: MSTQVRRPRIGVMGGTFDPIHHGHLVAASEVAQSFGLDEVIFVPTGRPYYKEVVTPAEHRYLMTVIATASNPSFTVSRVDIDREKPTYTIDTLRDIRAERPEADLFFISGADAIAQILSWKDVEELWSLAHFVAVSRPGHVLSISGLPEQDVSLLEVPALAISSTDCRDRVHRGFPVWYLVPDGVVQYISKHHLYRSVE, encoded by the coding sequence GTGAGCACGCAGGTGCGCCGACCACGCATCGGCGTGATGGGCGGCACGTTCGACCCCATCCACCACGGCCACCTCGTGGCGGCCAGCGAGGTCGCCCAGTCGTTCGGCCTCGACGAGGTGATCTTCGTCCCCACCGGCCGTCCGTACTACAAGGAGGTCGTGACCCCGGCCGAGCATCGCTACCTCATGACCGTGATCGCCACGGCCTCGAATCCGAGCTTCACCGTGAGCCGGGTCGACATCGACCGCGAGAAGCCGACCTACACGATCGACACGCTCCGCGACATCCGGGCCGAACGCCCCGAGGCCGACCTCTTCTTCATCTCGGGGGCGGACGCCATCGCACAGATCCTCTCCTGGAAGGACGTCGAGGAGCTCTGGTCGCTCGCCCATTTCGTGGCTGTGAGTCGACCGGGACACGTGTTGTCCATTTCGGGTCTGCCTGAGCAGGACGTAAGCTTGCTGGAGGTTCCGGCGCTGGCGATCTCGTCGACGGATTGCCGGGACCGAGTGCACCGGGGCTTCCCGGTGTGGTACCTGGTGCCTGACGGGGTCGTCCAGTACATCTCCAAGCACCACCTCTATCGGAGTGTCGAATGA